From Cellulomonas chengniuliangii, the proteins below share one genomic window:
- a CDS encoding pilus assembly protein CpaE → MVSVDRALRLRAAGMSWRPRAGDRFTILQPGLSTEVFTISDMMIEAHEYPTGTVLGFNGTTEWALDSVSQEDALWLPSEGQLREMLGGTFRSLSRGIDDYQVVVELPGRPEQSFRAPTAPDVYADALLALVAAAVDRVR, encoded by the coding sequence ATGGTCTCCGTCGATCGCGCGTTGCGGCTCCGGGCCGCCGGGATGAGCTGGCGTCCGCGTGCCGGGGACCGGTTCACGATCCTGCAGCCCGGGCTGTCGACCGAGGTCTTCACGATCTCGGACATGATGATCGAGGCGCACGAGTACCCCACCGGCACAGTGCTCGGCTTCAACGGGACGACCGAGTGGGCGCTGGACTCGGTGTCCCAGGAGGACGCGCTGTGGCTGCCGAGCGAGGGCCAGCTCCGCGAGATGCTCGGCGGCACCTTCCGCAGCCTGTCCCGAGGCATCGACGACTACCAGGTGGTGGTCGAGCTGCCCGGCCGCCCCGAGCAGTCGTTCCGCGCGCCGACGGCGCCTGACGTGTACGCGGACGCCCTGCTCGCCCTGGTCGCGGCGGCCGTGGACCGGGTGCGCTGA
- the gatC gene encoding Asp-tRNA(Asn)/Glu-tRNA(Gln) amidotransferase subunit GatC has product MSTLSRDEVARVAALARIDLTPTELDRLAGELDVIVESVARVSEVATPDVPATSHPLPMTNVFRSDVPEQPLTQEQALSGAPASEDGKFLVPQILGEE; this is encoded by the coding sequence ATGTCCACCCTCTCCCGCGACGAGGTCGCGCGCGTGGCAGCCCTGGCCCGGATCGACCTGACGCCCACCGAGCTCGACCGCCTGGCGGGCGAGCTCGACGTGATCGTCGAGTCGGTCGCCCGGGTCAGCGAGGTCGCCACGCCCGACGTGCCTGCCACCAGCCACCCGCTGCCGATGACCAACGTGTTCCGCTCGGACGTCCCCGAGCAGCCGCTGACGCAGGAGCAGGCGCTGTCCGGCGCCCCCGCGTCGGAGGACGGCAAGTTCCTCGTCCCGCAGATCCTCGGGGAGGAGTGA
- the gatA gene encoding Asp-tRNA(Asn)/Glu-tRNA(Gln) amidotransferase subunit GatA — translation MTDLTRLSAADLADKLAAREVTSVEATQAHLDRIAAVEPAVHAYLHVSGEEALTTAREVDERRAAGADLHPLAGVPIAVKDIIVTKGLPTTAGSKILEGWVPPYDATLVERIKAAGLPILGKTNMDEFAMGSSTEHSAYGNTHNPWDLDRIPGGSGGGSAAAVAAYEAPLAIGTDTGGSIRQPGAVTGTVGVKPTYGSVSRYGLIALASSLDQAGPVTRTVLDSALLHELIGGHDPRDSTSINEPLPGLVAAARQGATGDLSGVRVGVVRELQGEGYQPGVLARFEESLDLLRSAGAEIVEVSCPHFTYALGAYYLILPSEASSNLAKFDGMRFGLRVEPEDGPATAERVMGATRGAGFGDEVKRRIILGTYALSAGYYDAYYGSAQKVRTLIQRDFAAAFEQADVLVSPTAPTTAFKLGEKLDDPLAMYLNDVATIPANLAGVPGMSLPNGLSDDGLPVGFQVLAPAKADDRLYRVGAALEALLEKNWGGPLLAKAPELEVGK, via the coding sequence ATGACCGACCTGACCCGCCTGTCCGCCGCCGACCTGGCCGACAAGCTCGCCGCGCGCGAGGTCACCAGCGTGGAGGCCACCCAGGCCCACCTGGACCGCATCGCCGCCGTGGAGCCTGCCGTGCACGCATACCTGCACGTCTCCGGCGAGGAGGCCCTGACCACCGCGCGCGAGGTCGACGAGCGCCGGGCCGCGGGCGCCGACCTGCACCCGCTCGCCGGGGTGCCCATCGCCGTCAAGGACATCATCGTCACGAAGGGCCTGCCGACTACTGCCGGCTCGAAGATCCTCGAGGGCTGGGTGCCGCCGTACGACGCCACCCTGGTCGAGCGGATCAAGGCCGCGGGCCTGCCGATCCTCGGCAAGACGAACATGGACGAGTTCGCCATGGGGTCGAGCACCGAGCACTCCGCCTACGGCAACACCCACAACCCGTGGGACCTGGACCGCATCCCGGGCGGCTCCGGCGGCGGCTCCGCCGCAGCTGTCGCGGCGTACGAGGCCCCGCTCGCCATCGGCACCGACACCGGCGGCTCGATCCGGCAGCCCGGCGCGGTCACCGGCACGGTCGGCGTGAAGCCGACCTACGGCTCGGTGTCCCGCTACGGCCTGATCGCGCTCGCCTCGTCGCTCGACCAGGCAGGCCCGGTGACCCGCACGGTGCTGGACTCGGCCCTGCTGCACGAGCTCATCGGCGGGCACGACCCGCGCGACTCGACCTCGATCAACGAGCCGCTGCCGGGCCTGGTCGCGGCGGCCCGCCAGGGCGCCACCGGCGACCTGTCCGGCGTGCGCGTCGGGGTGGTCCGCGAGCTGCAGGGCGAGGGCTACCAGCCCGGCGTGCTCGCGCGGTTCGAGGAGTCGCTCGACCTGCTGCGCTCGGCCGGCGCGGAGATCGTCGAGGTCTCGTGCCCGCACTTCACGTACGCGCTCGGCGCGTACTACCTGATCCTGCCGAGCGAGGCGTCGAGCAACCTCGCCAAGTTCGACGGCATGCGGTTCGGCCTGCGGGTCGAGCCCGAGGACGGCCCGGCCACCGCCGAGCGCGTCATGGGCGCCACGCGCGGCGCCGGCTTCGGCGACGAGGTCAAGCGCCGGATCATCCTGGGCACGTACGCGCTGTCCGCGGGCTACTACGACGCCTACTACGGCAGCGCGCAGAAGGTCCGCACCCTGATCCAGCGCGACTTCGCGGCCGCATTCGAGCAGGCCGACGTGCTGGTCTCCCCGACGGCGCCGACCACGGCGTTCAAGCTCGGCGAGAAGCTCGACGACCCCCTGGCGATGTACCTCAACGATGTCGCCACGATCCCGGCGAACCTCGCCGGTGTGCCCGGCATGTCGCTGCCGAACGGCTTGTCGGACGACGGCCTGCCGGTCGGCTTCCAGGTGCTGGCCCCCGCCAAGGCGGACGACCGGCTGTACCGCGTGGGCGCCGCGCTCGAGGCGCTGCTGGAGAAGAACTGGGGCGGCCCGCTGCTGGCCAAGGCGCCCGAGCTGGAGGTGGGCAAGTGA
- the gatB gene encoding Asp-tRNA(Asn)/Glu-tRNA(Gln) amidotransferase subunit GatB, whose translation MSAQTVDLVDYDEAVRRYDPVIGIEVHVELGTRTKMFDAAPQTFGDEPNTAVTPVSLGLPGALPVVNGTAVEYAIRIGLALNCQIAESCRFARKNYFYPDVPKNFQTSQYDEPIAFDGYLDVELDDGEIFRVQIERAHMEEDAGKNTHVGGSTGRIQGAEYSLVDYNRAGIPLVEIVTRPIEGAGERAPEVARAYVQTLRDIFRALGVSEARMERGNVRADVNLSLRPTPESVLGTRTETKNVNSFRSVERAVRYEVSRQAAVLDAGDTVTQETRHWHEDTGITTAGRVKSDAEDYRYFPEPDLVPVNPSREWVEEIRATLPELPAARRRRLQGVWGFADAEMRDVVNAGAIELIEATVAAGASPAAARKWWMGELARTAKTQEVELGDLPITPEQIGQLQALVDSGRINDKLARQVLEGVLAGEGDPEQVVVARGLEVVSDDGPLLEAIDATLAAQPDLAEKIRSGNQGPIGAIIGAVMKATRGQADAGRVRELVLERLSEG comes from the coding sequence GTGAGCGCGCAGACCGTGGACCTGGTCGACTACGACGAGGCCGTGCGCCGGTACGACCCGGTGATCGGCATCGAGGTGCACGTCGAGCTCGGCACCCGCACCAAGATGTTCGACGCCGCGCCGCAGACGTTCGGCGACGAGCCCAACACGGCGGTCACCCCGGTGTCCCTCGGCCTGCCCGGCGCCCTGCCCGTGGTCAACGGCACGGCGGTGGAGTACGCGATCCGGATCGGCCTGGCGCTCAACTGCCAGATCGCCGAGTCCTGCCGCTTCGCCCGGAAGAACTACTTCTACCCGGACGTCCCGAAGAACTTCCAGACGTCGCAGTACGACGAGCCGATCGCCTTCGACGGCTACCTCGACGTCGAGCTCGACGACGGGGAGATCTTCCGCGTGCAGATCGAGCGCGCCCACATGGAGGAGGACGCGGGCAAGAACACCCACGTCGGCGGCTCCACGGGCCGCATCCAGGGCGCCGAGTACTCGCTGGTCGACTACAACCGCGCCGGCATCCCGCTGGTGGAGATCGTCACGCGTCCCATCGAGGGCGCGGGGGAGCGGGCGCCCGAGGTGGCGCGCGCCTACGTCCAGACCCTGCGGGACATCTTCCGGGCGCTCGGCGTCTCGGAGGCCCGCATGGAGCGCGGGAACGTGCGCGCCGACGTGAACCTGTCGCTGCGCCCGACGCCCGAGTCGGTGCTCGGCACCCGCACCGAGACCAAGAACGTGAACTCGTTCCGGTCGGTCGAGCGCGCGGTGCGCTACGAGGTGTCGCGCCAGGCGGCCGTCCTCGACGCGGGCGACACGGTGACGCAGGAGACCCGGCACTGGCACGAGGACACCGGCATCACCACGGCCGGGCGCGTGAAGTCCGACGCCGAGGACTACCGGTACTTCCCGGAGCCCGACCTGGTCCCGGTCAACCCGAGCCGCGAGTGGGTCGAGGAGATCCGCGCCACGCTGCCCGAGCTGCCGGCCGCGCGCCGTCGCCGCCTGCAGGGCGTCTGGGGCTTCGCCGACGCGGAGATGCGCGACGTGGTCAACGCGGGCGCCATCGAGCTGATCGAGGCGACGGTGGCCGCGGGCGCGTCCCCTGCCGCCGCGCGCAAGTGGTGGATGGGCGAGCTGGCCCGCACCGCGAAGACGCAGGAGGTCGAGCTCGGCGACCTGCCGATCACGCCCGAGCAGATTGGCCAGCTGCAGGCGCTCGTCGACTCGGGCCGGATCAACGACAAGCTGGCGCGCCAGGTGCTCGAGGGCGTCCTGGCGGGGGAGGGCGACCCCGAGCAGGTCGTCGTCGCGCGTGGGCTCGAGGTCGTCTCGGACGACGGCCCGCTGCTCGAGGCCATCGACGCGACCCTCGCCGCCCAGCCGGACCTGGCCGAGAAGATCCGCTCCGGCAACCAGGGCCCCATCGGCGCGATCATCGGCGCGGTGATGAAGGCCACGCGCGGCCAGGCCGACGCCGGCCGGGTGCGCGAGCTCGTGCTGGAGCGGCTCAGCGAGGGCTGA
- a CDS encoding MerR family transcriptional regulator has translation MPGRGPRPERDETWTIDEVARLSGTTSRALRHYDAIGVLAPRGTAAGGRRLYGRAELVRLQQILVLRELGVDLATIGDLLRAEDADSPEAARRARLDLLREHRERLLAESDRFARLAATVTSTLESLEGGSPMEARDLYAGFDNSQYDAEARERWGDAAVDRSNDSWTRLGEDGQARHLAEQDAVSRGLAEFLAAGVPVDDDRVQALVARHYAGICVSWTPGRESYAGLGDMYVEDARFTAVYDAYAPGLAVYLRDAMRVYAQAVLR, from the coding sequence ATGCCGGGACGCGGACCGCGGCCGGAGCGCGACGAGACGTGGACCATCGACGAGGTGGCCCGCCTGTCGGGGACCACGTCACGCGCCCTGCGGCACTACGACGCGATCGGCGTGCTGGCGCCCCGGGGCACGGCGGCCGGAGGACGGCGCCTCTACGGGCGTGCCGAGCTGGTGCGGCTGCAGCAGATCCTCGTGCTGCGCGAGCTCGGGGTCGACCTCGCCACGATCGGCGACCTGCTGCGCGCCGAGGACGCCGACAGCCCCGAGGCTGCTCGCCGGGCGCGGCTCGACCTGCTCCGTGAGCACCGGGAACGGCTGCTCGCGGAGAGCGACCGCTTCGCACGGCTCGCAGCCACCGTCACCTCCACCCTCGAGTCCCTGGAAGGGGGCAGTCCTATGGAAGCCCGAGACCTGTACGCCGGGTTCGACAACAGCCAGTACGACGCCGAGGCGCGCGAGCGCTGGGGCGACGCGGCGGTGGACCGGAGCAACGACTCCTGGACGCGGCTCGGCGAGGACGGCCAGGCGCGGCACCTCGCGGAGCAGGACGCCGTCAGCCGCGGCCTGGCCGAGTTCCTGGCCGCGGGGGTGCCCGTGGACGACGACCGCGTGCAGGCGCTCGTCGCGCGGCACTACGCGGGGATCTGCGTGTCCTGGACCCCCGGGAGGGAGTCGTACGCGGGCCTCGGCGACATGTACGTGGAGGACGCGCGCTTCACCGCCGTCTACGACGCGTACGCGCCAGGGCTCGCGGTGTACCTGCGCGACGCGATGCGGGTGTACGCCCAGGCCGTCCTCCGCTGA
- a CDS encoding cryptochrome/photolyase family protein, protein MTAIHWFRRDLRLADNPALLAAGAGGDVVGVFVLDDRLWHAAGEPRRAYLLRSLAALDASMDGRLLVLRGSPVDAIPRLARDLAAGAVHVAASHEPYGRRRDEAVEEALAGAGARLTPTGSAYAVEPGLLRTRSGDPFQVFTPFRAAWLEHGWPGPAGDASRTRWLDAGRGDPLPAEPDLGGLRLPAAGEDAARARWAATLADVVPGYAEERDRPDREGTSRMSAALRWGETHPRTLLADLGRLAGPGPAMFRSELAWREFHADVLHHVPSARVESLRPVAPEDAWASGEQERAGLRAWQDGRTGYPFVDAGMRQLRAEGWMHGRLRMVVASFLVKDLHIRWQRGAEHFMRWLVDADVSQNQLNWQWAAGTGRDAAPFFRVFNPVAQGLRFDPEGDYVRRWVPELRGIAGAAAHEPWLLPAGAAPGYPDRVVDHAVERRVALADNKRARAAR, encoded by the coding sequence GTGACCGCCATCCACTGGTTCCGCCGCGACCTGCGCCTCGCGGACAACCCCGCGCTGCTGGCCGCGGGCGCCGGCGGCGACGTGGTCGGTGTCTTCGTGCTCGACGACAGGCTGTGGCACGCCGCCGGGGAGCCCCGCCGCGCCTACCTGCTGCGGAGCCTGGCCGCCCTTGACGCCAGCATGGACGGCAGGCTCCTGGTGCTGCGCGGCTCCCCCGTCGACGCCATCCCCCGGCTGGCGCGCGACCTCGCGGCCGGGGCCGTGCACGTGGCGGCCTCGCACGAGCCGTACGGCCGGCGGCGCGACGAGGCTGTCGAGGAGGCGCTCGCGGGCGCCGGGGCGCGACTGACGCCCACGGGCTCGGCCTACGCCGTCGAGCCCGGCCTGCTGCGCACCCGCTCGGGGGACCCCTTCCAGGTCTTCACCCCGTTCCGGGCGGCGTGGCTCGAGCACGGGTGGCCGGGCCCGGCGGGCGACGCCTCGCGCACCCGGTGGCTGGACGCCGGCCGGGGGGATCCGCTCCCCGCCGAGCCCGACCTGGGCGGGCTCCGGCTGCCCGCCGCCGGGGAGGACGCGGCGCGGGCACGCTGGGCGGCCACCCTCGCCGACGTCGTGCCGGGCTATGCCGAGGAGCGCGACCGTCCCGACCGCGAGGGCACCTCGCGGATGTCGGCCGCCCTCCGCTGGGGCGAGACGCACCCGCGCACGCTGCTCGCGGACCTCGGGCGGCTCGCCGGCCCTGGCCCGGCGATGTTCCGCAGCGAGCTCGCGTGGCGCGAGTTCCATGCGGACGTGCTGCACCACGTGCCGTCGGCCCGCGTGGAGTCGTTGCGGCCTGTGGCGCCCGAGGACGCCTGGGCCTCGGGCGAGCAGGAGCGCGCAGGCCTCCGGGCCTGGCAGGACGGACGCACGGGCTATCCGTTCGTCGACGCGGGCATGCGCCAGCTGCGGGCCGAGGGCTGGATGCACGGACGGCTGCGCATGGTGGTCGCGTCGTTCCTGGTCAAGGACCTGCACATCCGGTGGCAGCGGGGCGCCGAGCACTTCATGAGGTGGCTGGTGGACGCCGATGTGAGCCAGAACCAGCTGAACTGGCAGTGGGCCGCCGGCACCGGCCGCGACGCCGCGCCGTTCTTCCGGGTGTTCAACCCGGTGGCGCAGGGCCTGCGGTTCGACCCCGAGGGCGACTACGTGCGCCGGTGGGTCCCCGAGCTGCGCGGCATCGCGGGCGCCGCAGCCCATGAGCCGTGGCTGCTGCCCGCCGGGGCGGCGCCCGGCTACCCGGACCGGGTCGTCGACCACGCGGTCGAGCGGCGCGTCGCGCTGGCCGACAACAAGCGCGCCAGGGCGGCACGATGA
- a CDS encoding GNAT family N-acetyltransferase gives MRKPTLEGEMIRLRPVRADDADAMWEMVQDPEGIRLTGTTTVFTRPQIDAWCATIAEEDGRVDLAITANGSDEYLGEIVLNDIDEVVRSGNLRLVMRPAYRGRGYGTEAIQLMLGMAFDGLGLHRVEMDVLSINPRARSLYENLGFRVEGRLRDAYRDGERWCDGLVMGLLEDEFRAAQLD, from the coding sequence ATGAGGAAGCCGACCCTCGAGGGGGAGATGATCCGGCTGCGGCCGGTCCGCGCCGATGACGCGGACGCCATGTGGGAGATGGTGCAGGACCCGGAGGGCATCCGCCTGACCGGCACGACCACCGTCTTCACCCGCCCGCAGATCGACGCCTGGTGCGCGACGATCGCGGAGGAGGACGGGCGCGTCGACCTGGCGATCACCGCCAACGGGTCCGACGAGTACCTGGGCGAGATCGTGCTCAACGACATCGACGAGGTGGTGCGCAGCGGCAACCTGCGCCTGGTGATGCGCCCGGCCTACCGGGGGCGCGGCTACGGCACCGAGGCGATCCAGCTCATGCTGGGGATGGCGTTCGACGGCCTGGGGCTGCACCGCGTCGAGATGGACGTGCTGAGCATCAACCCCCGGGCGCGCTCGTTGTACGAGAACTTGGGCTTCCGGGTCGAGGGCCGGCTGCGGGACGCGTACCGCGACGGCGAACGGTGGTGCGACGGCTTGGTGATGGGGCTGCTCGAGGACGAGTTCCGCGCCGCACAGCTCGACTGA
- a CDS encoding peptide MFS transporter, with product MSSSSQAEPRPDHQPPVPRDRAFFGHPLGLFTLFNTELWERFSYYGMRAILLYYLTAATRDGGLGISSGTGAALVAIYGTAVYLLSVVGGWLADRVIGARRATLYGGIVIAAGHVLLTIPTAAFSFAGIACVAMGTGLLKPNVSTMVGELYDREDSRRSSAFSIFYMGINIGSLAAPFVVGAARAWGGFHAGFAVAAVGMAIALAFFVVGRPLLGKAGDQPGNPLTRSDGPSVARTGLLVAAAVAVAVLVASWTSDATGIGTMIDALSYLAFAAPIVYFVVMFRSPRVTSHERSRLAAYVPLFITAMVFWMIFEQAASTMAAYAENRTDLSLLGFTLAPEVFQSVNPAGIVLLSPVFAWLWLKTNNRPPTAVKFAIGLTLAAASFLFLSGASALAGDAKTPAWVLVATYVLQTLGELCLSPIGLAATTLLAPEAFRSQAMALWFLAPAAGNAITAQVLTATTGVSETAYFGWIGAIALIPAVAMFALSPWVTRHIKAGAESTREAAIQE from the coding sequence ATGAGTAGCAGCTCCCAGGCCGAGCCCCGGCCTGATCACCAGCCGCCCGTGCCTCGCGACCGTGCCTTCTTCGGGCACCCGCTGGGTCTCTTCACCCTTTTCAACACTGAGCTGTGGGAGCGGTTCAGCTACTACGGGATGCGCGCCATCCTGCTGTACTACTTGACGGCCGCCACGCGGGACGGCGGGCTGGGCATCAGCAGCGGCACCGGCGCGGCCCTCGTCGCCATCTACGGCACCGCGGTGTACCTGCTCTCGGTGGTCGGCGGCTGGTTGGCCGACCGGGTCATCGGCGCCCGCCGGGCCACCCTGTACGGCGGCATCGTGATCGCCGCGGGGCACGTGCTGCTGACCATCCCCACGGCGGCCTTCTCCTTCGCGGGGATCGCGTGCGTCGCGATGGGCACGGGGCTGCTCAAGCCCAACGTCTCGACGATGGTGGGCGAGCTCTACGACCGCGAGGACTCGCGCCGCAGCTCCGCGTTCTCGATCTTCTACATGGGCATCAACATCGGCTCCCTCGCGGCGCCGTTCGTGGTGGGCGCCGCGCGCGCGTGGGGCGGGTTCCACGCCGGCTTCGCGGTCGCGGCCGTCGGCATGGCGATCGCGCTGGCCTTCTTCGTCGTGGGCCGCCCGCTGCTGGGCAAGGCCGGCGACCAGCCGGGCAACCCGCTGACCCGCTCCGACGGCCCGTCGGTGGCCCGCACCGGGCTGCTGGTGGCCGCGGCCGTGGCCGTCGCCGTGCTCGTGGCGTCGTGGACCTCGGACGCGACCGGCATCGGCACCATGATCGACGCGCTGTCGTACCTGGCGTTCGCGGCGCCGATCGTGTACTTCGTGGTGATGTTCCGCTCGCCTCGCGTGACCTCGCACGAGCGCTCGCGGCTGGCCGCGTACGTGCCGCTGTTCATCACGGCCATGGTGTTCTGGATGATCTTCGAGCAGGCCGCCAGCACCATGGCGGCCTACGCGGAGAACCGCACGGACCTGTCCCTCCTCGGGTTCACCCTGGCCCCGGAGGTCTTCCAGTCGGTCAACCCGGCGGGCATCGTGCTGCTGTCGCCGGTCTTCGCGTGGCTGTGGCTCAAGACCAACAACCGCCCGCCCACCGCGGTGAAGTTCGCCATCGGCCTGACGCTGGCCGCGGCGAGCTTCCTGTTCTTGTCGGGCGCGTCGGCGCTGGCCGGGGACGCGAAGACCCCGGCGTGGGTGCTCGTGGCCACCTACGTGCTCCAGACGCTGGGGGAGCTGTGCCTGTCCCCGATCGGCCTCGCGGCGACGACCCTGCTGGCGCCCGAGGCGTTCCGCAGCCAGGCGATGGCCCTGTGGTTCTTGGCGCCGGCCGCGGGGAACGCGATCACCGCGCAGGTCCTGACGGCCACCACGGGGGTGAGCGAGACGGCCTACTTCGGGTGGATCGGCGCGATCGCGCTGATCCCGGCGGTCGCCATGTTCGCGCTGTCGCCATGGGTGACGCGGCACATCAAGGCGGGGGCGGAGAGCACCCGCGAGGCCGCGATCCAGGAGTGA
- a CDS encoding LacI family DNA-binding transcriptional regulator: MDTTPRVKMADVARTAGVSVATVSKVVNGRYGVAQSTLARVQEVIDDLGYEASLGARSLRRHRTNVLGILVAEFEPFSTELLKGASAAVAATGYELLAYSGGGRGGDVGWERRYLSRLSGTLIDGAIIVTPTVVAANHGVPVVAVDPHTGPSGTPTIDSDNRAGAVLATESLIALGHRRIGYLGGRVDLDSAQQREDGFRHAMAAAGIAVDESLVAIGGYRPETADGPARALLDRPEPPTAVFAANDLSAIQVMTVARGLGMTLPDDLSVIGFDNVPESALAFPPLTTINQPLQQMGAEALRMLVDLIDGRERPSHVRLSTELVVRASCAPPRA; this comes from the coding sequence GTGGACACGACCCCGCGGGTGAAAATGGCTGATGTGGCCCGCACCGCGGGCGTCTCCGTGGCCACCGTGTCCAAGGTCGTCAACGGGCGCTACGGGGTCGCGCAGAGCACCCTCGCGCGGGTCCAGGAGGTCATCGACGACCTGGGCTACGAGGCCAGCCTTGGCGCCCGGTCGCTGCGGCGGCACCGCACCAACGTGCTCGGCATACTCGTCGCGGAGTTCGAGCCGTTCAGCACCGAGCTCCTCAAGGGAGCTTCGGCCGCGGTGGCGGCCACGGGGTACGAGCTGCTCGCCTACTCGGGCGGCGGCCGTGGCGGCGACGTCGGCTGGGAGCGCCGGTACCTCTCGCGCCTGTCGGGAACCCTGATCGACGGCGCCATCATCGTCACGCCCACCGTGGTCGCCGCCAACCACGGCGTGCCCGTCGTGGCCGTCGACCCGCACACCGGCCCGTCCGGCACCCCGACCATCGACTCCGACAACCGCGCCGGCGCCGTCCTGGCCACCGAGAGCCTCATCGCGCTCGGCCACCGGCGCATCGGCTACCTGGGGGGGCGCGTGGACCTCGACTCCGCGCAGCAGCGTGAGGACGGGTTCCGCCACGCGATGGCCGCCGCCGGCATAGCCGTCGACGAGTCGCTCGTGGCCATCGGCGGCTACCGCCCCGAGACGGCCGACGGCCCCGCCCGCGCCCTGCTGGACCGCCCCGAGCCGCCCACCGCGGTCTTCGCCGCGAACGACCTCTCGGCCATCCAGGTGATGACCGTCGCACGCGGGCTCGGCATGACCCTGCCCGACGACCTCTCGGTGATCGGGTTCGACAACGTGCCCGAGTCCGCGCTGGCCTTCCCCCCGCTCACCACCATCAACCAGCCTCTGCAGCAGATGGGCGCCGAGGCGCTCCGCATGCTGGTCGACCTGATCGACGGGCGCGAGCGCCCCTCGCACGTGCGGCTGTCCACCGAGCTCGTCGTGCGCGCGTCCTGCGCCCCGCCGCGCGCCTGA
- a CDS encoding ABC transporter substrate-binding protein, whose translation MKTKTRTAALRTLSLGLGVALLATACSSGGTGEAEETSGDTGDSTTITWWHNSNTAPGKDYYEKVAADFSEANPGVQIEVSAMQHDDMVTKLDAAFQSGDAPDIYMERGGGEMQAHVEAGLTKDLSDVAADTISTLGSSVAGWQIDGQTYGLPFSMGVVGFWYNKALFEQAGVTEAPATWDEFYTVIDKLKAAGIEPISVGVGEKWPAAHYWYYFVLRECSQKVLQDGVSTLDFSDPCFAKAGENLEKLVAAEPFNAGFLSTPAQKGPTSASALLATGKVAMELAGHWEPGVMQGLTEDKQGLGEDTGWFPFPAVTGGKGDPAAVLGGGDAWAVSEGAPDVAVDFVKYLLSDEVQQGFAEQDMGLPTNPAAVEFVKDPALAALLEVRDSSPFVQLYFDTAFGTSVGGAMNDAIALVFASSGSAQDIVDATQSAADAEK comes from the coding sequence ATGAAGACGAAGACCAGGACTGCCGCACTGCGCACCCTGAGCCTGGGGCTCGGGGTGGCATTGCTCGCGACCGCCTGCAGCTCGGGGGGGACGGGCGAGGCTGAGGAGACCTCCGGGGACACCGGGGACAGCACCACCATCACCTGGTGGCACAACTCCAACACCGCGCCCGGCAAGGACTACTACGAGAAGGTCGCGGCCGACTTCTCCGAGGCCAACCCCGGCGTGCAGATCGAAGTCAGCGCCATGCAGCACGACGACATGGTGACCAAGCTGGACGCGGCCTTCCAGAGCGGCGACGCGCCCGACATCTACATGGAGCGCGGCGGCGGCGAGATGCAGGCCCACGTCGAGGCCGGCCTGACGAAGGACCTCTCCGACGTGGCGGCGGACACCATCTCCACGCTCGGCAGCTCGGTCGCGGGCTGGCAGATCGACGGGCAGACCTACGGCCTGCCGTTCTCGATGGGCGTCGTCGGCTTCTGGTACAACAAGGCGCTCTTCGAGCAGGCCGGCGTCACCGAGGCCCCGGCCACGTGGGACGAGTTCTACACCGTGATCGACAAGCTCAAGGCCGCCGGCATCGAGCCCATCTCGGTGGGCGTCGGCGAGAAGTGGCCGGCCGCGCACTACTGGTACTACTTCGTGCTCCGCGAGTGCTCGCAGAAGGTCCTGCAGGACGGCGTCAGCACCCTCGACTTCTCCGACCCGTGCTTCGCGAAGGCCGGCGAGAACCTCGAGAAGCTCGTCGCGGCAGAGCCGTTCAACGCGGGCTTCCTGTCGACCCCCGCGCAGAAGGGCCCCACGAGCGCCTCGGCGCTGCTCGCCACCGGCAAGGTCGCGATGGAGCTCGCGGGCCACTGGGAGCCCGGCGTCATGCAGGGACTCACCGAGGACAAGCAGGGCCTGGGCGAGGACACCGGCTGGTTCCCGTTCCCGGCCGTGACCGGGGGCAAGGGCGACCCAGCGGCCGTGCTCGGCGGCGGCGACGCGTGGGCGGTGTCCGAGGGCGCGCCTGACGTGGCCGTCGACTTCGTCAAGTACCTGCTGTCCGACGAGGTCCAGCAGGGCTTCGCCGAGCAGGACATGGGCCTGCCGACCAACCCCGCGGCCGTCGAGTTCGTCAAGGACCCGGCACTCGCGGCGCTGCTCGAGGTGCGCGACAGCTCCCCGTTCGTCCAGCTCTACTTCGACACGGCGTTCGGCACGTCGGTCGGTGGCGCGATGAACGACGCGATCGCGCTGGTCTTCGCCTCGAGCGGGTCCGCGCAGGACATCGTGGACGCCACCCAGTCGGCGGCTGACGCGGAGAAGTGA